One window from the genome of Nitrospiraceae bacterium encodes:
- the queE gene encoding 7-carboxy-7-deazaguanine synthase QueE, whose protein sequence is MTTLPSLKITEIFHSLQGESTRVGQPCVFVRLTGCPLRCTWCDTEYAFYGGNTMPIEKILAQVQSYGCPLVEVTGGEPLHQPGSLVLLTQLCEAGFQVMLETSGAFDIANVDERVSIILDVKCPGSGMTDRMRWDTLKHLSGKDEVKFVLKDRADYEWARDIVKRYSLVDLCPVHMSPVFGVLHLQSLAEWILEDRLPVRFQLQLHKVIWDPQTRGV, encoded by the coding sequence ATGACCACTTTGCCTTCCTTAAAGATCACCGAAATCTTTCATAGCCTTCAAGGGGAATCCACCCGTGTGGGACAACCGTGCGTGTTTGTCCGGTTAACGGGGTGTCCACTTCGGTGCACCTGGTGTGACACGGAGTATGCCTTTTATGGTGGGAATACCATGCCGATTGAGAAAATTCTGGCACAGGTACAATCATACGGCTGTCCGCTGGTCGAGGTGACCGGCGGTGAACCATTGCATCAACCTGGCTCTCTGGTATTGTTAACACAATTATGCGAGGCCGGTTTTCAGGTGATGCTGGAAACCAGCGGGGCGTTTGATATTGCCAACGTGGATGAGCGGGTTTCAATAATTCTGGATGTGAAATGTCCGGGTAGTGGAATGACCGACCGGATGCGGTGGGATACCCTAAAGCATTTGTCCGGAAAAGACGAAGTGAAGTTTGTCTTGAAGGACCGGGCCGATTACGAGTGGGCGCGGGATATCGTAAAGCGGTATTCATTGGTAGACCTCTGTCCCGTCCATATGAGTCCGGTCTTTGGAGTCCTCCACCTTCAATCCTTGGCTGAATGGATCCTGGAGGATCGACTGCCTGTTCGTTTTCAACTCCAATTGCATAAAGTGATCTGGGATCCTCAAACCCGGGGCGTGTAA
- a CDS encoding leucyl aminopeptidase — protein sequence MNILVKSGEATATTTDVLVCLEYEQDKTWSKAVRPIDQKLGGQLNALRKSGEFSGKPNNTALLHIDGKLSAKRVLLVGLGTRETVTLDRIRQAMGTAAKRARTAKAKGIVCVMPDVPKSTGPIDDVAQAMMEGVILGEYRFNEYRTDRTDDTHSLQSCTLLTTSKAHLNEAKDGAKRGQILGEATCFVRDLCNHPANVMTPSRVVTEAKKIARENKVRLKVLDRKQQEKLGMGGLLGVSRGSIEPPQFIILEYMGGSRTQKPIVFVGKTVTFDSGGISLKPSENMEQMKADMTGGAEVLATIRAASRLKLPINAIGLLPVTENMPGGRATKPGDILTMLSGKTVEVQNTDAEGRLILADGLAYASRFKPACVIDIATLTGAATVALGQFAIGMLGNDDPLKADIKKAGNHAGERVWEMPLWDEYFEQLKSDVADMRNIGGRGGGMITAAMFLSKFVGDHPWVHLDIASTDWGTTERPYIPKGPTGIGTRLLIQYLLNHASH from the coding sequence ATGAATATTCTTGTGAAGAGTGGGGAAGCCACCGCTACGACAACGGATGTGTTGGTATGTTTGGAATATGAACAGGACAAAACCTGGAGCAAAGCCGTCCGGCCGATCGACCAGAAACTCGGTGGACAATTGAACGCCCTGCGCAAAAGTGGAGAATTTTCCGGCAAGCCGAATAACACCGCCCTACTGCATATCGATGGGAAATTGTCCGCAAAACGGGTGCTTCTTGTCGGCCTTGGAACACGGGAAACGGTAACCTTGGATCGAATTCGTCAAGCAATGGGGACCGCTGCCAAGCGCGCTCGTACCGCCAAAGCCAAAGGGATTGTTTGCGTGATGCCGGACGTGCCAAAGAGCACCGGCCCCATAGATGACGTGGCTCAAGCCATGATGGAAGGCGTCATTCTTGGGGAATATCGATTTAATGAGTACCGCACGGACCGCACGGACGACACCCACTCCTTGCAATCCTGCACCCTACTCACCACCTCCAAGGCTCACCTGAATGAGGCCAAAGATGGCGCCAAACGTGGCCAAATCCTTGGGGAAGCAACCTGTTTCGTCCGGGATTTGTGCAACCACCCCGCTAACGTGATGACCCCCTCACGGGTTGTCACCGAAGCCAAAAAAATCGCCAGGGAGAACAAAGTCCGGCTCAAAGTCTTGGACCGCAAACAGCAGGAAAAGCTCGGCATGGGCGGATTACTGGGGGTCTCTCGAGGCAGCATCGAACCGCCCCAATTCATCATTCTGGAATATATGGGTGGCTCTCGCACACAAAAGCCCATTGTTTTTGTGGGTAAAACGGTGACATTTGATAGCGGCGGCATCTCCTTAAAGCCATCGGAAAACATGGAACAGATGAAGGCCGACATGACCGGTGGAGCCGAAGTGTTAGCGACGATTCGAGCCGCCTCTCGGCTCAAACTGCCGATAAATGCGATCGGCCTTTTGCCTGTGACGGAAAACATGCCTGGAGGACGGGCAACTAAACCCGGCGATATCCTTACCATGCTCTCCGGAAAAACGGTGGAGGTCCAAAATACCGATGCGGAGGGTCGTTTGATTCTGGCTGACGGCTTGGCCTATGCCTCGCGGTTCAAACCCGCCTGCGTAATTGACATTGCCACACTAACCGGTGCGGCTACTGTTGCACTGGGACAGTTCGCGATTGGCATGCTGGGTAATGACGACCCCCTGAAAGCCGACATCAAAAAGGCCGGCAATCATGCCGGGGAACGGGTATGGGAAATGCCCCTGTGGGATGAATATTTTGAACAGCTAAAAAGTGACGTGGCGGACATGCGGAATATCGGTGGTCGCGGAGGCGGAATGATTACGGCGGCCATGTTCTTATCAAAATTCGTTGGAGACCATCCCTGGGTCCATTTGGACATTGCCAGCACCGATTGGGGTACAACAGAACGTCCGTATATTCCTAAAGGTCCGACAGGTATCGGGACCCGGTTGCTCATTCAATATTTGCTGAATCACGCCAGTCACTAG
- the nagZ gene encoding beta-N-acetylhexosaminidase: MSIAELVGQLCMIGFEGTEVTPDLRAWMQEFRPGGIILFSRNLVDPVQIAHLTNDLQSLAGDIPLLIGIDQEGGRVSRLPSGFTIFPPATTVAHSGSTELAYQAAAVTAKELRAVGINMNMAPVLDIHTNPSNPIIGDRAFGTEPEQVCLMGAATLAGLHDHRVLACGKHFPGHGDTSTDSHVELPVVHATRERLQSVEFKPFQYAIAHGLQAIMTAHVHYPALDPINPATLSSMILTDILRQQMGFSGVILSDDLEMGAIVNHSTVGEAAVHSLQAGVDMLLVCKTRRLATDTIKAVSRAVESHVLDQNRLETSLARILSVKQQFVSPYNPIDIPSIANIVGISAHRHVLAQIQEQFRTLT, from the coding sequence ATGTCCATCGCTGAACTCGTAGGGCAACTGTGTATGATCGGGTTCGAAGGGACGGAGGTCACTCCGGACCTTCGAGCCTGGATGCAGGAATTCCGACCAGGAGGGATCATTCTTTTTTCCCGCAATTTGGTGGACCCTGTCCAAATCGCACATCTTACAAACGACCTCCAATCCCTGGCCGGTGACATCCCGCTGCTCATCGGCATCGATCAAGAAGGCGGGCGCGTCTCCCGCCTTCCTTCAGGGTTTACCATCTTTCCTCCTGCAACAACGGTAGCCCACTCGGGATCCACGGAACTGGCCTATCAGGCGGCAGCCGTAACCGCCAAAGAATTACGCGCCGTTGGGATTAATATGAATATGGCACCGGTTTTGGACATCCATACGAATCCCTCCAATCCCATTATCGGAGACCGGGCATTTGGGACCGAGCCGGAACAAGTGTGCCTCATGGGAGCAGCCACTCTCGCGGGCTTGCACGATCATCGGGTATTGGCCTGCGGAAAACATTTTCCTGGTCATGGCGACACCAGTACCGATTCACATGTGGAACTGCCGGTGGTCCACGCCACCCGGGAGCGGCTGCAGAGCGTGGAATTCAAACCTTTTCAATACGCCATTGCTCATGGCCTACAAGCCATCATGACGGCCCACGTCCACTATCCCGCTTTAGACCCCATAAATCCCGCAACCCTCTCTTCCATGATATTGACAGACATTCTTCGCCAGCAGATGGGATTTTCCGGCGTCATCTTGAGCGACGACTTGGAGATGGGCGCCATTGTGAACCATTCGACGGTCGGCGAGGCCGCTGTGCACTCATTGCAAGCCGGAGTGGATATGCTTTTAGTGTGCAAAACCCGCAGACTCGCGACCGATACGATTAAAGCCGTCAGTCGTGCTGTTGAATCTCATGTATTAGATCAAAACCGCCTTGAAACGAGTTTGGCACGTATTCTCTCGGTCAAACAGCAATTTGTCTCACCCTATAACCCAATCGACATTCCCTCCATCGCTAATATCGTCGGTATTTCTGCCCATCGCCATGTGTTAGCCCAGATCCAAGAACAGTTTCGCACCCTGACCTGA
- a CDS encoding phosphate-starvation-inducible PsiE family protein produces MLGWTPESIKQWVRWMQFLDRWGYITACLSFLLVGMLVFGYSWVAYAQSVQTEFLPATITLLNDLLFVIILLELFRTVLGFLQNDRIRLEPFLHVGIIASVRRILTAGAEFSHQESVPEDMFRLYLMDMSLHVIVILVLMIALYLHRKSELPGEPLLNK; encoded by the coding sequence ATGTTAGGGTGGACACCAGAATCAATTAAACAATGGGTCCGATGGATGCAGTTCCTCGACCGGTGGGGCTACATCACCGCCTGCTTGAGTTTTCTTCTCGTGGGCATGCTGGTCTTCGGTTATAGTTGGGTAGCCTATGCTCAATCGGTACAGACCGAGTTTTTGCCAGCAACCATTACTTTACTGAATGACCTGCTGTTCGTCATCATTCTTTTGGAGTTGTTTCGCACGGTATTAGGCTTCCTCCAAAACGACCGGATTCGACTCGAACCCTTCCTGCATGTGGGAATCATCGCTTCTGTTCGAAGAATTCTCACTGCTGGCGCTGAATTCTCCCACCAGGAATCTGTCCCTGAAGACATGTTTCGTCTTTACCTCATGGATATGTCCTTGCATGTCATCGTAATTCTGGTCCTCATGATCGCATTATATCTTCACCGAAAATCCGAGCTGCCGGGAGAACCCCTTCTCAACAAATAG
- a CDS encoding gamma-glutamyl-gamma-aminobutyrate hydrolase family protein, producing the protein MVKPIIGITPDFNPGNRKDMGGKEPTYFLRARYLQAIQDAGGVPLVLPLVRGLTKQKYLIQRLDGLLVTGSGADLAPELYGEKQRYPFQRMSEERAQLELGLSRLAFRQGLPTLGICGGMQSMNVALGGTLVQDISSQLSTKIEHRPTKSATKTAHLVNIEPNSLLQRIAKRLSIAVNSSHHQSIKSVPSSFQVTGVAPDGVIEAIEASRHPFWLGVQWHPEFLYRQDAIQKRLFTALIQSARQFAASRT; encoded by the coding sequence ATGGTCAAACCTATTATTGGGATCACCCCGGACTTTAACCCCGGAAATCGGAAGGATATGGGTGGAAAAGAACCCACCTATTTTTTGCGCGCCAGATACCTTCAGGCAATTCAGGACGCTGGGGGAGTGCCTTTAGTGCTTCCCCTGGTCCGTGGTTTAACGAAACAGAAATATCTTATACAACGGCTGGACGGTCTTCTGGTGACCGGGAGCGGAGCAGATTTAGCCCCAGAGTTGTATGGGGAGAAACAGCGGTATCCTTTTCAGCGAATGAGCGAAGAGCGGGCTCAACTTGAACTTGGACTATCCAGGTTGGCCTTTCGCCAGGGGTTGCCGACCCTAGGCATCTGCGGAGGGATGCAATCCATGAATGTGGCCTTGGGAGGAACCCTGGTGCAGGATATTTCCTCTCAATTGTCGACGAAAATTGAACATCGACCCACCAAATCGGCAACGAAAACAGCCCATCTGGTTAACATTGAACCCAACAGCCTACTGCAGCGCATCGCCAAGCGGTTAAGTATTGCGGTGAATAGTTCCCACCATCAATCTATCAAATCTGTTCCGTCATCCTTTCAAGTTACTGGAGTTGCTCCGGATGGAGTCATTGAAGCGATTGAAGCCTCTCGTCATCCATTCTGGCTTGGAGTCCAATGGCATCCGGAGTTTTTATACCGGCAGGATGCGATTCAAAAACGCCTATTTACGGCGTTGATACAATCTGCCAGACAGTTTGCCGCCAGCCGAACATAG
- the tatA gene encoding twin-arginine translocase TatA/TatE family subunit yields the protein MFGTMGFSELMIILVIILIIFGAGRLPQIGEGVGKALKGFKKEVADIPPPVDPNEALPNTPTEPVQAQSQPTTPVGTPTNQPFQPGPEQTPGTTAALLYKGAGPEVVHPSSKSAGASSSPQATPTPSSPPPMSMEDRQAQPAPVASRQYPALPAGAQAKPVLKRPAAVVNKQAVARVQAQQAAMKAQASQQSGLAPRDMQSLGEGLGSAVRTFRDAAADIKNSIDPQMRTIQAELESAEKEMQDSIEVAKEPLTPKEPSGSA from the coding sequence ATGTTCGGAACCATGGGGTTCTCTGAACTCATGATCATTCTGGTGATCATCCTGATTATTTTCGGGGCAGGTCGGCTTCCGCAAATCGGAGAAGGTGTGGGTAAAGCCTTAAAAGGCTTTAAAAAGGAAGTCGCCGATATACCCCCGCCTGTGGACCCCAATGAGGCACTACCCAACACACCGACAGAACCGGTACAGGCTCAATCCCAACCGACTACCCCGGTGGGCACTCCGACAAATCAGCCATTTCAGCCTGGTCCTGAACAAACCCCGGGAACCACTGCAGCATTACTCTACAAGGGAGCAGGTCCTGAGGTGGTCCACCCTTCATCTAAATCTGCCGGGGCTTCCAGTTCTCCTCAAGCCACGCCAACTCCTTCTTCCCCCCCACCGATGTCGATGGAGGATAGGCAAGCGCAACCAGCCCCCGTGGCTTCCAGGCAATATCCCGCTCTCCCCGCTGGGGCACAAGCTAAGCCTGTGCTGAAGCGACCTGCGGCTGTTGTGAATAAGCAAGCTGTAGCCCGTGTCCAGGCTCAACAAGCTGCAATGAAAGCCCAGGCCTCCCAACAATCCGGATTAGCTCCACGAGATATGCAATCATTGGGTGAGGGCCTTGGAAGTGCCGTACGTACCTTCCGGGATGCCGCGGCAGATATTAAAAATTCGATTGATCCTCAAATGCGCACCATCCAAGCGGAACTGGAGTCTGCCGAAAAAGAGATGCAGGACTCCATTGAAGTAGCCAAAGAGCCTCTAACCCCCAAAGAACCCTCTGGATCTGCATAA
- a CDS encoding HEAT repeat domain-containing protein: protein MLTFSANSAIIVGAICFFGLFGCVIESPPESAETVTERLIPLLTDTQLDTRRTAALSLGKIGDPQGIPALVLALSDPDDQVRQSSAWALGTMADSLPDQAFVALVQHLTDPSDSVKQAVVLALGRTAVQKELIQVLTEAYAISTIATQRTIIQSLAHFEFPFSYSVYLQALESPDSLTRQSAIAGLGELGDPRGLPFLRTHLLQDPSVGVRSEAAYRLGKLGTTEDMPALKQAMETDPTPNVHFWASWALVQIGQNT, encoded by the coding sequence TTGCTCACGTTCTCTGCCAATTCTGCTATCATTGTCGGAGCAATTTGCTTTTTCGGACTCTTTGGTTGTGTCATTGAATCCCCACCTGAATCAGCTGAAACCGTCACCGAACGACTCATTCCACTTCTGACGGATACTCAGCTTGATACAAGACGGACCGCAGCCTTATCACTTGGAAAAATTGGGGACCCGCAGGGCATTCCAGCCCTTGTCCTCGCGTTGTCGGATCCAGACGATCAGGTACGACAATCAAGTGCGTGGGCCTTGGGAACGATGGCCGATTCATTACCAGACCAGGCTTTCGTTGCATTGGTTCAGCACCTTACGGATCCTTCCGATTCAGTCAAACAGGCTGTGGTATTGGCCTTGGGTCGGACAGCTGTGCAGAAGGAATTAATACAAGTGTTAACCGAAGCCTATGCTATTTCCACCATTGCCACTCAAAGAACCATTATCCAATCTCTTGCTCACTTTGAATTTCCATTTTCCTATTCCGTGTACCTTCAAGCTTTGGAAAGTCCGGATTCTCTCACTCGACAATCTGCAATTGCCGGACTCGGTGAATTAGGCGACCCCCGAGGACTTCCGTTCTTACGCACCCATCTTCTCCAGGATCCAAGTGTGGGCGTGCGATCGGAAGCCGCGTATCGTTTAGGCAAATTGGGAACCACCGAGGATATGCCTGCACTGAAACAAGCCATGGAAACAGACCCGACTCCCAATGTGCATTTTTGGGCCTCCTGGGCTCTTGTCCAAATTGGTCAGAATACCTGA
- a CDS encoding response regulator, which yields MKKVLLVDDDLNAREALRLVLESQKLECIEVGNGSEAIAWLSNNRADLIISDNQMPTLGGLDFIDQIKLQAKDPIQIPVILLSGHLDDQDKQRARQAGVFAILDKPCNFSQFLSMVQLALDQ from the coding sequence ATGAAAAAAGTTCTTCTAGTAGATGATGATCTTAATGCTCGTGAGGCACTTCGCTTAGTCCTGGAATCTCAGAAATTAGAATGTATTGAGGTCGGCAATGGATCAGAAGCCATCGCTTGGCTATCCAACAACCGGGCAGACCTGATTATCTCCGACAATCAGATGCCGACTTTGGGAGGTCTAGATTTTATAGACCAAATCAAACTGCAGGCGAAAGATCCCATCCAAATCCCCGTCATCTTACTCAGTGGCCATCTCGACGACCAAGATAAACAGCGAGCGCGTCAGGCAGGAGTCTTTGCTATCCTCGATAAACCCTGCAATTTCAGCCAATTCCTGTCCATGGTTCAGCTTGCATTGGACCAATAA
- a CDS encoding methyltransferase domain-containing protein has product MNIGEKMKHDWNERAQHHARFWIATEDYHTEEKFAQSGKDTAQALLATIPVPPLPSWNVLDIGCGIGRVLKALAPYFDFLVGVDVSSAMIAQSKQWLADDPHVHTYETSGMDLREFPHSSFDLVYSYVTFQHMPRPVFERYLGEIHRVLTPHGYLIFQLPIGHFHDVPFEDTIGIRSYSHQEIEGSLRRNGLGFLQHSSSNSEFTERSEPHSHRFRLAQKIGPIGRTVPMDWDELEQPHLVSDLENQLYGIYADHCASTGNYQEGIQTLLTLINKNPTTLEGRLRLIALLIETGQLPQALVTLKEIIALYPGYKEGHRTLRQLLEQCPNLHPSQTPSLSTTSKYSPGHTSRNTPALA; this is encoded by the coding sequence ATGAACATTGGGGAAAAAATGAAACATGACTGGAACGAACGGGCCCAACACCATGCCAGATTTTGGATTGCCACCGAGGATTACCACACAGAAGAAAAGTTCGCTCAATCGGGAAAAGACACTGCCCAGGCTCTGTTGGCAACCATTCCTGTTCCTCCCCTACCGTCGTGGAATGTCCTGGACATCGGATGCGGCATTGGCAGAGTCCTCAAAGCCCTCGCTCCCTATTTTGATTTTTTAGTTGGAGTCGATGTCTCCTCCGCAATGATTGCCCAGAGCAAACAATGGTTAGCCGACGATCCCCATGTTCACACGTATGAAACCTCTGGGATGGATCTTCGAGAATTTCCTCACTCCTCATTTGATCTGGTCTATTCCTATGTTACATTTCAGCACATGCCCCGTCCTGTGTTTGAACGTTACCTGGGAGAAATCCACCGCGTCTTAACTCCTCATGGCTATCTGATTTTTCAACTGCCAATAGGCCATTTTCATGATGTTCCTTTCGAGGACACCATTGGGATACGGTCGTATTCCCATCAGGAAATTGAAGGAAGCCTTCGGCGGAACGGTTTAGGCTTCCTTCAGCACTCATCATCCAATTCCGAATTCACAGAACGGTCTGAACCGCATAGTCACCGTTTCCGGTTAGCACAAAAGATCGGACCAATAGGCCGCACTGTCCCAATGGACTGGGACGAATTGGAACAACCCCACCTGGTTTCTGACTTGGAGAACCAACTTTATGGCATTTATGCTGACCATTGCGCGTCTACAGGAAACTATCAAGAAGGAATTCAGACGCTGCTAACCCTGATCAACAAGAATCCCACAACTCTGGAAGGAAGATTACGGTTGATCGCATTATTGATCGAGACCGGACAACTCCCACAAGCTTTGGTCACCCTGAAAGAAATCATCGCCCTCTATCCTGGATATAAAGAAGGCCATCGAACACTCAGGCAACTTCTCGAGCAATGTCCGAATCTACATCCTTCTCAGACTCCTTCTTTATCCACAACCAGCAAGTACTCTCCGGGCCATACATCCCGAAATACTCCTGCATTGGCATAA
- a CDS encoding transposase has protein sequence MIDASLVPVPKQRNLRDKNPTIKSGECPREWDRQPAKRGQKDTEARWVVKQGENQYGYKNHVNVDKTHKLIRQYTVTDAAGHNSQVFEKILLSVEAGRDVWADSASRTISTFRTETPGIQTKPEFLEVPSCMLISYGWLTGGTVDNELCLGFIWLNISFMPMQEYFGMYGPESTCWLWIKKESEKDVDSDIAREVA, from the coding sequence CTGATTGATGCCTCACTGGTTCCCGTCCCGAAACAACGGAACTTGCGCGACAAAAATCCGACGATCAAGTCCGGGGAGTGTCCGAGGGAGTGGGACCGTCAACCCGCGAAGCGAGGGCAGAAAGACACGGAGGCGCGCTGGGTCGTGAAGCAGGGCGAGAATCAGTATGGGTACAAAAACCATGTGAACGTGGATAAGACGCATAAGCTGATTCGGCAGTATACGGTCACCGATGCGGCGGGGCATAATAGTCAGGTTTTTGAGAAAATTCTGCTGTCTGTGGAGGCCGGCCGGGATGTCTGGGCCGACTCGGCCTCCAGGACAATCTCAACTTTTCGAACTGAGACCCCGGGCATTCAGACAAAACCAGAGTTTTTAGAGGTTCCCTCATGTATGTTGATCTCCTATGGCTGGCTGACGGGAGGCACGGTGGATAATGAATTGTGTTTAGGCTTTATATGGTTGAATATATCCTTTATGCCAATGCAGGAGTATTTCGGGATGTATGGCCCGGAGAGTACTTGCTGGTTGTGGATAAAGAAGGAGTCTGAGAAGGATGTAGATTCGGACATTGCTCGAGAAGTTGCCTGA
- a CDS encoding transposase encodes MEKVSRRSKRQQGGRAPFDAVLIFKILVLQTLYNLSDDQTKYQIRDRLSFMRTWITVSPIPSPSVVLRNPRPSPGCGDSLYAI; translated from the coding sequence GTGGAAAAAGTTTCCCGCCGCTCCAAGCGCCAGCAAGGCGGACGGGCCCCCTTTGATGCCGTGCTAATATTCAAAATCCTCGTCCTGCAAACCCTCTACAACTTATCCGATGATCAGACGAAGTATCAGATTCGCGACCGTTTGTCCTTCATGCGAACCTGGATCACCGTATCCCCGATACCAAGCCCATCGGTTGTTTTGCGAAACCCTCGCCCAAGCCCAGGTTGTGGAGACTCTCTTTACGCAATTTGA
- a CDS encoding DUF3015 domain-containing protein, with protein MGKKPWALVSTFFLIMGMSGMALGNPPNNGPGCGLGKLAWEQSSQNESIGGQVLMATTNGTGFQTFAISSGTSGCTNDGKIFASEKVNVFTALNFDNLSQEMAQGQGEHLTSLATLMGIPQEQHPEFFLMTQENYSTLVQAGESSPKAVVKAINNAMQGRIILAQSTTNK; from the coding sequence ATGGGGAAAAAACCATGGGCATTGGTGTCAACCTTTTTTCTGATCATGGGAATGTCAGGCATGGCGTTAGGGAATCCGCCAAACAATGGCCCAGGTTGCGGATTAGGGAAACTCGCGTGGGAACAGTCCAGCCAAAATGAAAGCATTGGGGGTCAGGTTCTGATGGCCACCACCAATGGTACCGGCTTTCAAACTTTTGCAATCAGTTCAGGCACTTCCGGCTGCACCAATGATGGGAAAATTTTTGCATCCGAAAAAGTCAATGTGTTTACAGCCCTGAATTTCGACAACCTATCCCAAGAAATGGCGCAAGGCCAAGGTGAACATTTGACATCACTAGCCACATTGATGGGGATACCTCAAGAACAGCACCCAGAGTTTTTTTTAATGACGCAAGAGAATTATTCGACTCTGGTGCAAGCCGGAGAAAGTTCACCAAAAGCCGTTGTGAAAGCTATAAATAACGCGATGCAGGGCCGCATTATTTTAGCCCAATCCACAACCAACAAGTAA